Proteins from one Leptonema illini DSM 21528 genomic window:
- a CDS encoding valine--tRNA ligase: MTAELPSRYSHTETEARWQELWERFGAFSPEFAEKAGLPQTGDPYCIVIPPPNVTGQLHVGHALNNTIQDVLIRTARKMGRPTLWVPGVDHAGIATQARVEKDLKEKEGVSKHELGREEFLKRVWEWKHHFGGVITKQIRRLGFSVDWNRERFTMDEGLSRAVRKVFVDLYKEGLIYRDTRMVNWDPEARTVLSDLEVDYEEGFKGELWSFAYPLTDGSGEIVVATTRPETMLGDTAIAVHPDDARYKHLIGKTCKLPFVNREVPIIADGILVDPEFGTGAVKVTPAHDPNDFEVGKRHDLEFITIFDLSARVNENGGEFAGMDRYEARKAIKAKIADLGLERGSKENIMSLGRSQRSGAVVEPMISTQWFVKVGPLAEEAIAAVETGKIRFVPDQWKNLFYAWMRDIRDWCISRQLWWGHQIPAWHCADCGHTTVSMEDVTSCEHCQSDNVTQDEDVLDTWFSSGLWPFSTLGWPEPTHDLRTWYPNTVLVTAYDIIFFWVARMIMLGLHFMKDVPFGDVYIHGLMRDEKGRKISKSLGNNIDPIDVVNDFGADAYRFFLIATLTEGKDSTYSEGRLKGYQNFANKVWNSSRFVFMNLPADFKPVADTKALTSLALETEDLWILKQLNHLLETLNRTIGNYKFHIATEELYAFIWNQFCDWYVELIKSRLYEKEMTPSKEAALQTAFYVLRSILNVLHPFMPHITEEIFAIQKQYLDNDGQNGKAGPSGEASDAGPRFLMWEPWPVAAPLSQAQLTEASVLEVLQEVITKARLIRAEAGLAPDRKIRIVVQTTNAELGRVIQVKEKAVLRLSQAETIEITKSHNAGKFESMEAFSEGEVFVPLEGLLDVAKEKDRLNKEIAKTSQLAEGARKKLSNAKFVESAPADVIEKEKQKLEEADEKLNSLKKGLERLAKMG; this comes from the coding sequence ATGACAGCGGAACTGCCTTCACGATACAGCCATACAGAGACCGAGGCGCGATGGCAGGAGCTCTGGGAGAGGTTCGGCGCCTTCTCTCCCGAGTTCGCCGAGAAGGCCGGACTTCCGCAAACGGGCGATCCATACTGTATCGTTATCCCTCCGCCGAACGTCACCGGACAGCTGCACGTCGGCCATGCGCTGAACAACACCATACAGGATGTGCTCATCCGCACGGCACGCAAGATGGGACGACCGACGCTGTGGGTGCCGGGCGTCGACCATGCAGGCATCGCCACGCAGGCTCGCGTCGAGAAAGACCTCAAAGAAAAAGAAGGCGTTTCGAAACACGAACTCGGTCGCGAAGAGTTCTTAAAACGCGTCTGGGAATGGAAGCATCACTTTGGCGGCGTCATCACGAAGCAGATCCGCCGTCTCGGATTCTCGGTCGATTGGAACCGCGAGCGCTTCACGATGGACGAAGGACTTTCGCGCGCCGTTCGCAAGGTATTCGTCGATCTCTATAAAGAAGGCCTGATCTATCGCGACACTCGCATGGTGAACTGGGATCCCGAGGCCCGCACCGTGCTATCTGATCTTGAGGTCGATTATGAAGAAGGCTTCAAGGGAGAGCTCTGGTCTTTTGCATATCCGTTAACCGATGGCAGCGGGGAGATCGTCGTCGCCACGACCCGTCCTGAAACGATGCTGGGCGATACGGCCATCGCCGTTCATCCCGACGATGCGCGCTACAAGCATCTGATCGGCAAAACGTGCAAGCTGCCTTTCGTTAACCGTGAAGTGCCGATCATCGCCGACGGCATTCTCGTCGATCCGGAATTCGGAACGGGCGCCGTAAAAGTAACGCCGGCGCATGATCCGAACGACTTCGAGGTCGGTAAGCGTCATGATCTGGAATTCATTACCATCTTCGATCTCTCGGCCCGCGTAAACGAAAACGGCGGAGAATTCGCCGGCATGGATCGTTACGAGGCCCGCAAGGCCATCAAGGCAAAGATCGCCGACCTGGGCCTTGAGCGCGGATCAAAAGAGAACATCATGAGTCTCGGTCGCTCGCAGCGATCGGGCGCCGTCGTCGAGCCGATGATCTCGACGCAGTGGTTCGTCAAAGTCGGACCGTTAGCCGAAGAGGCCATAGCGGCCGTCGAGACGGGCAAGATCCGCTTTGTGCCCGACCAGTGGAAAAATCTGTTCTATGCCTGGATGCGCGACATTCGCGACTGGTGCATCTCCCGTCAGCTCTGGTGGGGACATCAGATTCCGGCATGGCATTGCGCCGACTGCGGGCACACGACCGTGTCGATGGAAGACGTCACGTCCTGCGAACACTGTCAGTCCGACAACGTCACGCAGGATGAAGACGTGCTCGATACCTGGTTCTCGTCGGGCCTGTGGCCGTTCTCGACGCTCGGATGGCCCGAGCCGACGCACGATCTTCGCACGTGGTACCCTAATACGGTGCTCGTCACCGCCTATGACATCATCTTCTTCTGGGTCGCCCGCATGATCATGCTCGGGCTGCATTTCATGAAAGACGTGCCGTTCGGCGACGTCTATATTCACGGCCTGATGCGCGACGAGAAAGGACGCAAGATCTCGAAGTCGCTCGGCAACAACATTGATCCGATCGACGTCGTAAACGATTTCGGCGCCGACGCCTATCGCTTCTTCTTAATCGCCACCCTGACCGAGGGCAAGGACTCGACCTACTCCGAGGGACGACTCAAGGGTTATCAGAATTTTGCCAATAAGGTCTGGAACTCGTCCCGCTTCGTCTTCATGAACCTGCCCGCAGACTTCAAGCCCGTCGCCGACACGAAGGCGTTAACCTCCCTGGCCCTTGAGACAGAAGACCTGTGGATATTAAAGCAGCTCAATCATCTGCTTGAGACGCTGAACCGCACCATCGGCAACTATAAGTTTCACATCGCCACCGAAGAGCTCTATGCCTTTATCTGGAATCAGTTCTGCGACTGGTATGTGGAGCTGATCAAGTCCCGTCTCTATGAAAAGGAGATGACGCCGTCGAAAGAGGCCGCTCTGCAAACGGCCTTCTATGTTCTGCGAAGCATCCTGAACGTGCTGCATCCGTTTATGCCTCATATCACCGAAGAGATCTTCGCGATTCAGAAGCAGTATCTGGATAACGACGGGCAGAACGGCAAGGCAGGCCCGTCAGGCGAAGCCAGCGACGCCGGGCCGCGATTTCTCATGTGGGAGCCCTGGCCCGTCGCCGCTCCGCTTTCGCAGGCGCAACTCACCGAGGCCTCTGTGCTCGAGGTCTTACAGGAAGTCATCACGAAGGCCCGACTCATCCGCGCAGAGGCCGGACTCGCCCCCGATCGCAAGATCCGCATCGTCGTACAGACGACGAACGCAGAGCTTGGACGCGTCATTCAGGTAAAAGAGAAGGCCGTTCTGCGTCTGTCGCAGGCCGAGACGATCGAGATCACGAAGTCGCATAACGCCGGCAAGTTCGAGTCGATGGAGGCCTTCAGCGAAGGCGAGGTCTTTGTTCCTCTTGAAGGCCTGCTTGATGTTGCGAAAGAGAAGGATCGCCTGAACAAAGAGATCGCAAAGACATCGCAACTGGCCGAAGGCGCCCGCAAGAAGCTGAGCAATGCGAAGTTCGTCGAAAGCGCGCCAGCCGACGTCATCGAGAAAGAAAAGCAAAAGCTCGAAGAGGCCGACGAGAAACTGAACTCGCTGAAGAAAGGACTGGAGCGACTGGCGAAGATGGGGTGA
- a CDS encoding papain-like cysteine protease family protein, translated as MKFEVVPIRDVDRLVETLKETPWAMNDASARYFRNYIEALRPDLVCVIEFPYVDSVYRDSYYEYFASKHVAYSRDCVRISLFEQEPDLDRLLTDEEYRSEIIKAYLGFFVVRPTKIRNIGRSVLAPRAMKNQNAVVCLARYRALVHGLDVNVDSFPHSAQDSESMSCAETSLWTIMEYFSAKYQEYRPARSSSIRKALNSMSARRMVPSDGLSVAQLSYALNQLGFGSVIYSRKDLEEQEKSLFKKLFHYYIESGIPVIVAATGGSQGHAWVAIGHATDRKNPDDLVAHGLWMDTADLCSDYVVMDDNRPPFSIMAFDHPLSYQGRELASASIDHFIVPLYPKIYLDAYRARKLVFQLFENTGLVGEKPEEPVFLRFFITTARSFKAAFVRNSLPVELKRLVARLEMPKFIWVVEEASRKEYGQGNISGLMLLDATGDASDQSLLFLLRSGRVGIRDRQGRWQAQELGETLIFRLYQNNLKGDWNNWRA; from the coding sequence ATGAAGTTCGAGGTAGTTCCTATTCGAGACGTTGATCGGCTTGTAGAGACCCTGAAAGAAACACCGTGGGCTATGAATGATGCCAGCGCTCGTTATTTCCGGAATTACATTGAGGCTTTGCGCCCTGATCTGGTCTGTGTTATCGAGTTCCCGTATGTAGATAGTGTTTACCGCGATAGCTATTACGAGTATTTTGCCTCAAAGCATGTCGCATATTCCAGGGATTGTGTAAGGATTTCGCTGTTTGAGCAAGAACCGGATCTTGATCGGTTACTAACAGACGAAGAATACCGTTCGGAAATTATTAAAGCGTATCTTGGCTTCTTCGTTGTTCGCCCGACCAAGATCCGGAATATCGGTCGATCCGTTCTTGCGCCCCGTGCGATGAAGAACCAGAACGCTGTTGTCTGCCTCGCCCGGTATAGGGCGTTAGTCCACGGTTTAGATGTGAATGTCGATTCGTTTCCCCATTCGGCTCAGGATAGCGAGTCGATGTCCTGTGCAGAAACGTCGCTCTGGACGATTATGGAATACTTCTCAGCTAAGTATCAGGAATACCGGCCGGCTCGATCAAGCTCAATTCGTAAAGCGCTCAACTCCATGTCTGCACGGCGGATGGTACCTTCCGATGGATTGTCTGTAGCACAACTCTCGTATGCTCTGAACCAACTTGGATTCGGTAGCGTAATCTATTCGAGAAAGGATTTGGAAGAGCAGGAGAAGTCTCTTTTCAAGAAGCTCTTCCACTATTATATTGAGTCCGGAATTCCCGTGATCGTAGCAGCTACCGGCGGCTCTCAGGGGCATGCGTGGGTGGCGATCGGGCATGCTACAGATCGCAAGAATCCCGATGACCTTGTTGCTCATGGTCTGTGGATGGATACAGCAGATCTTTGTTCTGATTATGTCGTCATGGATGATAACCGCCCTCCATTTTCTATTATGGCGTTCGATCACCCGTTGAGCTATCAGGGCCGGGAGCTTGCCTCGGCTTCGATCGATCATTTTATTGTTCCGTTGTATCCCAAAATCTATCTGGATGCATACAGAGCGCGGAAATTGGTCTTTCAGTTATTCGAGAATACAGGGCTGGTCGGAGAGAAGCCAGAGGAACCTGTATTCTTGCGTTTTTTTATTACTACGGCACGGTCTTTTAAGGCGGCTTTCGTTCGCAATTCATTGCCAGTAGAACTGAAGCGATTGGTTGCTCGTCTTGAGATGCCGAAGTTTATTTGGGTTGTCGAAGAAGCGTCGAGAAAGGAGTATGGCCAGGGCAATATTTCGGGCCTGATGCTTCTGGACGCTACGGGGGATGCCTCTGATCAGAGCCTTCTTTTTCTGCTTCGATCAGGTCGTGTCGGTATTCGTGACAGGCAGGGGCGCTGGCAGGCACAAGAACTTGGAGAAACGTTGATTTTTCGCTTGTACCAGAATAATCTAAAAGGTGACTGGAATAACTGGAGGGCCTGA
- a CDS encoding helicase-related protein, translating into MASSDANRYFGSGRALGIIRDILDDARLVRIATAFFEPSGWQLLEQTLRDKEVRLLIGRPEGTTDRIRSIAEEFAAALFSGDLEHRTRSIAALRDALQNGRFSISAGGGTLDPRHILHHAKIYISDDTRAVVASSNFTFSGLLTAREAGIVVRNEDDVAYFIDRFDEYFEQAIPLGEELLDLLDRWLRLGSAYHVYLKALLAVYGLPESEEVGRLPALAGYQRPVVSRILRNVEDFGGSFVVASTGLGKTIMTAHAAAMLRAAGMIDSALVFCPAGLRQMWRRTLRAGRVSSEEFSYSELSITDWRRSRRMDVLLRELDQVDERTLLILDESHHLRNEESGGELRLRNSRIEEAVSKGARTLLVTATPYSRGVDDINAQLRLLPKQDRQGLFANHSAWNVETPAELSDLNCSVVLTAPIVVRHFSEQDEAGERYVIFSGDRRMYFPRRIHIRSHIYENALDAPLSELLKSGLLRRRIASEETAPDLFGNGPSGKRDALTEARIIHQFCSSSAEASRVLGQLGEEGGFDTLRFQRQEELSVFARDARRIPESMLADQGQDPKIRALCDILRSHPAQKAVIFCTYVSTAGFVKAALNSLLPELRVDCTVDRDADDLDRLLRAFAPISNSAEFLEDDTAQDETLDVLVATGSLAEGFNLQDAPLLINFDLPWTVLVLAQRMGRILRPWHEPREIHIYNLIPSTMERLDTDDLYLARKWKERLERRSKEHRSFADIPVLLEEREGSVEMIALARVLRQTGDPDLNLDEALAFVESVEEIRTSSFLDDLGRASEADLSAVRSMVPGLRSIKGDASTEGLFVLFSYRDRPCPVLFDMQGAILLDTVKADEIMARIRCEPDDETQGIPQRKLEDTLDRYDRLLQRSRDTWAHSRGIDPEELRIVCSMLLRS; encoded by the coding sequence ATGGCATCCTCTGACGCCAACCGCTACTTCGGCTCGGGCCGTGCGCTCGGTATTATACGCGATATACTCGACGATGCTCGGCTGGTGCGCATTGCGACGGCCTTCTTCGAGCCGTCGGGATGGCAGCTGCTTGAGCAGACGCTTCGCGATAAAGAGGTGCGGTTGCTCATCGGTCGGCCTGAGGGAACGACCGATCGCATCCGCTCGATCGCCGAAGAGTTTGCCGCGGCGCTTTTCTCGGGCGATCTTGAGCATCGCACGCGATCGATCGCCGCTCTGCGGGACGCCTTGCAGAACGGACGCTTCTCGATCTCGGCCGGCGGCGGAACGCTTGATCCGCGACACATCCTGCATCATGCGAAGATCTACATATCAGACGACACGCGCGCCGTTGTCGCTTCGTCTAACTTCACGTTCAGCGGACTTCTGACGGCGCGAGAGGCGGGCATCGTCGTTCGGAACGAGGACGACGTCGCCTATTTCATCGATCGATTCGACGAGTACTTCGAGCAGGCAATCCCGCTTGGCGAGGAGCTGCTTGATCTTCTCGATCGCTGGCTGCGCCTGGGCTCTGCCTATCATGTCTATCTCAAGGCGCTTCTGGCCGTTTATGGACTTCCCGAATCCGAGGAGGTCGGACGTCTGCCCGCCCTTGCCGGCTACCAGCGCCCCGTCGTTTCGCGCATCCTGCGTAACGTCGAAGATTTCGGAGGATCGTTCGTCGTCGCCTCGACGGGGTTAGGCAAGACGATCATGACGGCGCATGCGGCGGCGATGCTTCGCGCGGCGGGCATGATCGACTCCGCCCTGGTGTTCTGTCCGGCGGGGCTGCGACAGATGTGGCGACGTACCCTGCGTGCCGGTCGCGTTTCGTCTGAAGAGTTCAGTTACAGCGAGCTGTCGATTACGGACTGGCGTCGTAGCCGTCGCATGGACGTGCTTCTTCGCGAGCTCGATCAGGTCGACGAGCGAACCCTACTGATACTCGATGAAAGCCATCATCTGCGCAACGAAGAAAGCGGCGGCGAGCTGCGCCTGCGTAACTCTCGTATCGAAGAGGCCGTCAGCAAAGGCGCTCGCACGCTGCTTGTGACGGCGACGCCCTACAGTCGGGGCGTGGACGATATCAACGCGCAGCTGCGTCTTCTACCGAAGCAGGATCGGCAGGGGCTCTTCGCGAATCACAGCGCCTGGAATGTAGAGACTCCGGCCGAGCTCTCAGATCTAAACTGCTCTGTCGTGCTGACGGCGCCCATCGTCGTGCGCCATTTCAGCGAACAGGACGAGGCAGGCGAACGTTACGTCATCTTTTCAGGGGACCGTCGCATGTACTTTCCGCGACGCATCCACATCCGATCGCATATCTATGAAAACGCCCTCGACGCTCCGTTAAGCGAACTTCTAAAAAGCGGACTTCTGCGCCGCCGCATCGCCTCAGAAGAGACGGCTCCCGATCTTTTCGGGAACGGGCCCTCCGGAAAACGAGACGCCTTAACCGAGGCGCGCATCATCCATCAGTTCTGTTCGTCCTCGGCCGAGGCTTCCCGCGTGCTCGGTCAGTTAGGCGAAGAAGGCGGATTCGATACGCTGCGCTTCCAGCGGCAGGAGGAGCTGTCGGTCTTTGCCCGCGACGCCCGCCGCATTCCCGAGAGCATGCTCGCCGATCAGGGGCAGGATCCGAAGATCCGCGCCCTCTGTGATATACTGCGATCCCATCCGGCACAGAAGGCCGTTATCTTCTGCACGTATGTTTCGACGGCGGGCTTCGTAAAGGCTGCTCTGAACTCCCTGCTGCCCGAGCTTCGTGTCGACTGCACCGTAGACCGTGACGCCGACGATCTCGATCGCCTGCTTCGCGCCTTTGCTCCGATCTCGAACTCCGCCGAGTTTCTCGAAGACGATACGGCGCAGGACGAGACGCTCGACGTGCTCGTCGCCACCGGATCGTTAGCCGAAGGCTTCAATCTACAGGATGCTCCGCTTCTGATCAACTTCGATCTTCCCTGGACTGTGCTTGTCCTTGCTCAGCGCATGGGCCGTATTCTGCGTCCGTGGCATGAGCCGAGAGAGATCCACATCTATAACCTGATACCGTCAACGATGGAGCGTCTCGATACGGACGATCTCTATCTTGCGCGCAAATGGAAGGAACGCCTCGAACGGCGCAGTAAAGAGCACCGCTCTTTTGCCGACATCCCCGTTCTGCTTGAGGAACGCGAGGGCTCGGTGGAGATGATCGCCCTCGCTCGAGTGCTGAGGCAAACCGGTGATCCCGATCTGAACCTTGATGAGGCGCTGGCCTTCGTCGAAAGCGTCGAAGAGATCCGCACGTCGTCTTTTCTTGACGATCTCGGTCGAGCATCTGAGGCCGATCTTTCTGCCGTGCGTTCGATGGTTCCGGGCCTTCGCAGCATCAAGGGCGATGCGTCAACGGAAGGCCTGTTCGTTCTCTTCTCGTATCGCGATCGACCGTGTCCTGTGCTCTTCGATATGCAGGGTGCGATCCTGCTCGATACGGTGAAGGCCGATGAGATTATGGCGCGCATCCGATGTGAGCCCGACGACGAGACACAGGGCATCCCTCAGCGAAAGCTTGAAGATACGCTGGATCGCTACGATCGACTTTTACAGAGATCCCGTGATACCTGGGCGCATAGCCGGGGCATAGATCCAGAAGAGCTGCGTATCGTATGTTCGATGCTACTGCGAAGTTGA
- a CDS encoding ATP-binding protein encodes MSSAYHSEGILLDPTSTQLRSLFASLIKYVPATIPENREHFVGMMESGIFPVAVIEYDEPLLERLHGLKSTGMILPQIIVLLDRCDVEDAVRIMQLGADDLIFRPIDNRRIISHLTQAFRPAHNLLLRRREDRQKRERLEQHHQWTGARNEMTQRNEERLMDSLFYHLKTGLNQGKGPAVLVGLVQVIEQLPREDDGSVKLDREFLTLLDENARATEHFLGMVDQVSETLSSQPKYEPCSVRKVGDLLGESVDHIQEKAAIRGHMIVYDADLNDRPGSVELDRRLIASCFEEALLNALRFSPPESFVSVIVQTMASTSSAPACMKISFLNTAMAYEGITGIPESAERQVFEPFFRVHKTVDERYGTLDQGLGLFYMRSILRRMSGECRLNNVRGHIDGTRDYVILEMTLPAR; translated from the coding sequence ATGTCTTCAGCGTATCACAGTGAAGGAATCCTTCTTGATCCCACATCGACGCAGTTACGTTCTCTGTTCGCGTCGCTCATAAAGTATGTGCCCGCGACCATTCCCGAGAATCGTGAGCATTTTGTCGGCATGATGGAGTCGGGGATCTTTCCCGTAGCTGTTATCGAATACGACGAGCCATTGCTCGAACGTCTGCACGGGCTGAAAAGCACGGGCATGATCCTGCCGCAGATCATCGTTCTGCTCGATCGTTGTGACGTAGAGGATGCCGTTCGTATCATGCAGCTTGGCGCCGACGACCTCATCTTTCGCCCGATAGATAACCGGCGCATCATCTCGCATCTGACGCAGGCCTTCAGGCCCGCGCATAACCTTCTTTTACGAAGGCGCGAAGATCGACAGAAGCGAGAGCGACTCGAGCAGCATCATCAATGGACGGGCGCCCGGAACGAGATGACGCAACGCAACGAAGAGCGCCTCATGGATTCGCTCTTCTATCATCTGAAGACCGGGCTCAATCAGGGCAAAGGGCCTGCCGTCCTTGTCGGATTGGTACAGGTTATCGAGCAGTTGCCGCGAGAGGACGACGGCTCGGTAAAGCTTGATCGTGAGTTCCTTACTCTGCTGGATGAGAACGCGCGTGCAACCGAGCATTTTCTTGGCATGGTCGATCAGGTGAGTGAAACGCTTTCGTCGCAGCCGAAATACGAGCCATGCAGCGTTCGCAAGGTCGGCGATCTGCTCGGTGAATCGGTCGATCATATTCAAGAGAAGGCCGCTATTCGCGGTCACATGATCGTCTATGATGCCGATCTGAATGACAGGCCGGGAAGCGTCGAGCTCGACCGACGTCTTATCGCATCGTGCTTTGAAGAGGCGCTCTTGAATGCGCTGCGCTTCTCGCCGCCAGAAAGCTTTGTTTCTGTCATCGTACAGACGATGGCATCGACATCATCGGCACCGGCGTGCATGAAGATCTCGTTCTTGAATACGGCGATGGCCTATGAGGGGATCACGGGCATTCCCGAAAGTGCCGAGCGGCAGGTGTTTGAGCCTTTCTTTCGAGTTCATAAAACCGTCGATGAGCGCTATGGAACGCTGGATCAGGGACTCGGGCTTTTTTATATGCGCAGCATTTTACGAAGGATGAGCGGCGAGTGTCGTCTGAATAACGTTCGCGGGCACATCGATGGTACCCGCGATTACGTTATCCTTGAGATGACTCTGCCTGCAAGATGA
- a CDS encoding M48 family metallopeptidase: MQRRSMFKWGPILIALVSLAVFYFRSESFENPITGRETRLGLSKDEEIALGLQGYNEVLSRSQVVESGPEVEMVRRVAKRLVNVVGDEGAGFEWKVSLVRSDEINAFCLPGGKIVVYTGILSVAQNEAGLATVMGHEIAHATSRHGAERMFDQGMVEIAMKGVQGSIEDLEPSQRQTILGIIGAGTKFGVLLPFSRKHELEADEIGLYYMTKAGYEPEEAVAFWKRMAEAGGAKPPEFASTHPSDDTRIRRLRELIPQIRERASGISNTSR, from the coding sequence ATGCAACGTCGCAGTATGTTCAAATGGGGACCGATCCTTATCGCTCTGGTCTCCCTTGCCGTTTTCTATTTCAGATCAGAATCGTTTGAAAACCCGATCACAGGTCGCGAAACGCGTCTCGGTCTTTCAAAGGACGAAGAGATCGCTCTCGGTTTGCAGGGCTATAACGAAGTCCTTTCACGGTCGCAGGTCGTTGAAAGCGGTCCCGAAGTCGAGATGGTCCGTCGGGTCGCTAAGAGACTGGTTAACGTCGTCGGCGATGAAGGCGCCGGCTTTGAGTGGAAGGTCTCGCTGGTAAGAAGCGATGAGATCAACGCCTTCTGTTTGCCAGGGGGCAAGATCGTCGTCTATACGGGCATCCTCTCTGTTGCGCAGAATGAGGCGGGCCTCGCTACCGTGATGGGGCATGAGATCGCCCATGCAACGTCGCGACATGGAGCGGAGCGTATGTTCGATCAGGGCATGGTCGAGATTGCCATGAAAGGCGTTCAGGGCTCGATAGAAGACCTTGAACCGAGCCAGAGGCAGACGATTCTCGGCATCATCGGAGCGGGCACAAAGTTCGGCGTCTTGCTTCCGTTTTCGCGAAAACATGAACTTGAGGCCGATGAGATCGGTCTTTATTACATGACGAAGGCCGGCTATGAACCCGAAGAGGCCGTCGCCTTCTGGAAGCGCATGGCCGAGGCCGGCGGTGCAAAGCCGCCTGAGTTCGCCTCCACGCATCCCTCTGACGATACGCGCATCCGGCGTTTACGGGAGTTGATTCCGCAGATTCGAGAGCGCGCATCCGGCATATCAAACACATCAAGGTAG
- a CDS encoding 1,2-dihydroxy-3-keto-5-methylthiopentene dioxygenase: MSLLRIYPVNSADSYTEMSDFDEIRAYLWKKGVLFERWQAGAQLAKTATPEEVLAAYRPSIEKLKAERGFRTEDVVAIHAGLPNHAEMRQKFLNEHTHTDDEARFFVDGSGLFYINTGAEIIALLCTKGDLVNVPAGTKHWFDMGAEPFFQCVRVFTDPAGWVGHFTGSTITSQYPLRDEYPAFAG, from the coding sequence ATGAGCCTGCTGCGTATCTATCCCGTAAACTCCGCCGATTCCTATACCGAGATGTCCGACTTTGACGAGATCCGGGCCTATCTCTGGAAGAAGGGCGTGCTTTTCGAGCGATGGCAGGCCGGTGCACAGCTTGCGAAAACGGCGACGCCCGAAGAGGTGCTTGCCGCCTATCGTCCGTCGATTGAGAAGCTCAAAGCGGAACGAGGCTTTCGCACCGAAGACGTCGTCGCCATTCATGCCGGATTGCCGAATCATGCTGAGATGCGTCAGAAGTTCTTGAACGAACATACGCATACCGACGACGAGGCGCGTTTCTTCGTCGACGGATCGGGTCTTTTCTATATCAATACGGGCGCCGAGATTATCGCTCTGCTCTGCACAAAAGGCGATCTTGTGAACGTGCCTGCCGGCACCAAACACTGGTTTGATATGGGCGCCGAGCCATTCTTCCAGTGTGTGCGTGTCTTCACCGATCCGGCCGGATGGGTAGGCCACTTCACGGGCTCGACGATAACGTCACAGTATCCGTTACGTGACGAGTATCCTGCCTTCGCAGGGTAA
- a CDS encoding helix-turn-helix domain-containing protein, giving the protein MAMLTRLKYGDLSCWMHPIPADLQPFVRSWCGYEERTEAPLQRREYPGVQVVLIFEFSPPLRVYEYGSDSRFSTYSGGFVAGLHDVYSLTEHHGYLCGFQVNLSPIGAFRFFGIPMSEISGRVVSFVDLFDKNDLRHLNERLGNCPTWSDRFALVTDVLRRRILTQGPLSAFPAYLHEIESGRRWQTREMAEDLGFSQKHLISLFKRTTGVTPTQLRRIARFERLLQSLRSDRPASLADLAQSLGYYDQAHMNNEVKDITGLTPASLVPAF; this is encoded by the coding sequence ATGGCCATGCTGACACGCCTGAAGTACGGCGATCTCTCGTGCTGGATGCATCCCATTCCGGCAGATCTGCAGCCCTTTGTGCGAAGCTGGTGCGGCTATGAAGAACGCACGGAGGCGCCGCTGCAGCGACGGGAATATCCGGGCGTGCAGGTTGTGCTGATCTTCGAATTCTCCCCTCCGCTGCGCGTCTATGAGTATGGCAGCGACAGCCGTTTCTCCACTTACAGCGGAGGCTTTGTCGCCGGATTGCATGACGTCTATTCGTTAACCGAGCATCACGGATATCTGTGCGGATTCCAGGTTAACCTGAGTCCGATCGGCGCCTTTCGTTTCTTCGGCATTCCCATGTCAGAGATCAGCGGCAGGGTCGTTTCGTTCGTCGATCTTTTCGATAAAAACGATCTGCGGCACCTGAACGAGAGGCTCGGCAATTGCCCGACCTGGTCCGATCGCTTTGCTCTTGTAACGGACGTTCTGCGCCGGCGCATTCTCACACAGGGGCCGCTTTCCGCCTTTCCTGCATATCTGCATGAGATCGAATCGGGCCGACGCTGGCAGACCCGTGAGATGGCCGAAGATCTGGGCTTCAGCCAGAAGCACCTGATCTCCCTTTTCAAACGCACGACGGGCGTGACGCCGACACAGCTGCGACGCATTGCCCGCTTTGAGAGGCTTCTGCAGTCTCTGAGATCCGACCGGCCGGCCAGCCTGGCCGATCTTGCGCAGTCTCTCGGCTACTACGATCAGGCGCATATGAATAACGAGGTGAAGGACATCACCGGCCTGACGCCCGCCTCTCTTGTGCCGGCTTTTTAG
- a CDS encoding VOC family protein, producing the protein MNPTNNEQGSRIMPTLRYRDVGKAIDWLEKAFGFERHAAHADESGSIVHAELKKGADMIMLGAARDDAFGKLQTMPDQTGGQVTQSAYIIVPDVPALHDHVQRLGARIVMPLSKEPYGTMFSCLDLEGHLWNFGDYDPRV; encoded by the coding sequence ATGAATCCTACGAACAATGAACAGGGATCACGCATCATGCCAACACTCCGTTACCGAGACGTCGGCAAGGCCATCGACTGGCTGGAAAAGGCCTTCGGCTTTGAAAGGCATGCCGCTCATGCCGACGAAAGCGGCTCGATCGTACATGCCGAGCTCAAGAAGGGCGCCGATATGATCATGCTCGGAGCGGCCCGCGACGATGCCTTCGGCAAGCTGCAAACCATGCCCGATCAAACGGGCGGCCAGGTAACGCAGAGCGCCTACATCATCGTGCCCGATGTGCCCGCACTGCACGACCATGTGCAGCGTCTCGGGGCGCGCATCGTGATGCCGCTCAGCAAGGAGCCGTATGGAACGATGTTCTCTTGCCTTGATCTCGAAGGCCATCTGTGGAATTTCGGAGACTACGATCCCCGTGTTTGA